The segment CAGACCAGTTCGCCGTCCCACAATGCGGCGGTGCAGTACTCGGGCCTGCAGCCCGGGCGCTGGAGATACCACTGGATGAAAGCCTCATCCACCGGCATCGCGCCCTCGTATTCGGCGAAGGCGATGTTACTCAGACGCGCCAACTGGGCCGGAAGGTTCGGTACTTCCGCGTGGGTTGTGAAGCGGTATTCCGCACCGGGCATGGATAAGGCACCCCCGGATGTCGACACGCCGCCACCCGGAGGCGGCGGCGAAGACTGGACGTCGACGGCAATTGCCCATGCGGGCTACAGACAGCTCAGACGGAACCTTTTGAAGATGTGCAGAACCAGTTCCTGTAGTTCGCCTGGAACTCTGCATCGGACTTGACCAGGTACATTATGCCGTCCACGAGCCCGAGCACCGGCGGGATTCCGGTCCAGCAGAGCAGCAGGTAGATCAGGCCCTTCTCCACATTGCCCAGGTAGAAATGGTGAATGCCCAGTCCGCCCAGCAGAATCGCGAGAACCCCCGCCAGGATCCGGTCTTTCATCGTGACCCCCTCGCAACGCAGTGTATTGGCGCTATTCTGAGGCGCAAGGCTCGGCCGACTTGACAAAGCATAGCACAAGCAGGGGACGCGAACAAGGACGGGCGCCAGGCGGTCCAGCAATCTGTCGCCCCTGTTCGCGGGCTCACTCGACACGAATTCGCCCAATCCACGGGTTCCGTTTGGCTTCGCTTCACTCCACCCGTTGCTATAGGCTGCCGCCCCCTTCGGGGGCTGTGAGACCAGAAGCTCATCCGGAAGGTCAGCACCGCCCGGCCCGGCGCCCGCGATAGCGATGAGCCGCCGGTTCAGTCCTCGATAGTCACGGCCCCGGCGCCGTGAGAGCTTTCATAGATCGCCTCTCCGATCTGCAACGAGCGGTAGCTGTCCCACAGGTCCGGGCCGCCGTCGACCTGACCCAGGCAACGCAGGGCGAAATGCCGCACCTCTCCCAGGTATCCGAAAGTAGCACGCGAATTGGAGATACCGGTCCAGGCGGGCTCGAAAACGTGCCGGTAGCGCCCGGCCTGGGGAACGACGGTAGTGAAGTCGTCTCTGGACTGCCAGGAGACATGGAGCATGTCGCGGACCTCGACGCAGGTCTCCAGGCCGGTGAGATGAAGGATCTCTTCGATGTCCCGGAACCCGGTGCGATGCTCGAGGCCGTTCAGGTCGAGCTGCCCGATGGCACCGGACTTGAACTGCAGGTTCACGAGATACGCGAACTGCGTTGGTGTAGCCTCGTAGTACATCGCCTGCACGGTCTGTACGTCGCCGGCGAAGAACCGGATCAGGTCGAAGATGTGGCAGAGCTGGCCGATGAGCATGGATCGCTTGGCCGAGTCGATGCCCCAGATCTGTGGGTACGGGCCCTGGGCGAACTTGCAGTAGAGTTTCCGCAGAGGGCCGAACTCCTCGCGGTGGATGATGTCCTGGGCCATGAGGTACACGTGGGCGAAACGTTTCATGAAACCGCACTGCCCCCAGGTGCCGTGGGCTTCGGCGATTTCCGCAAGCTCCTTCGCCTCGCTGCTCTTGTTTGCAGAGGGTTTCTCGACATACACCGGGATGCCCCGGCGCAAGACGTGTGGAGCAAGTTCGTAGTGCTGGGGAGCCGGGCCAATGACAAAGACCCCGTCCAGCTCCTCCTTGTCCAGCATCTCTTCCATGTCGGTGTAGACCCTGCGCGCGCCGAAGTTGCGGGCATTGCGCTCGGCTTTGGCGCGGTCGAGGTCACACACCGCCACCAGATCGATCTCGGGTACCTGGTGCAGGTTGGGGAAGATGGATGCGGTGGCGAACCCGCCGCACCCGATGAA is part of the Armatimonadota bacterium genome and harbors:
- a CDS encoding Gfo/Idh/MocA family oxidoreductase codes for the protein MSEQRQAKLAFIGCGGFATASIFPNLHQVPEIDLVAVCDLDRAKAERNARNFGARRVYTDMEEMLDKEELDGVFVIGPAPQHYELAPHVLRRGIPVYVEKPSANKSSEAKELAEIAEAHGTWGQCGFMKRFAHVYLMAQDIIHREEFGPLRKLYCKFAQGPYPQIWGIDSAKRSMLIGQLCHIFDLIRFFAGDVQTVQAMYYEATPTQFAYLVNLQFKSGAIGQLDLNGLEHRTGFRDIEEILHLTGLETCVEVRDMLHVSWQSRDDFTTVVPQAGRYRHVFEPAWTGISNSRATFGYLGEVRHFALRCLGQVDGGPDLWDSYRSLQIGEAIYESSHGAGAVTIED
- a CDS encoding TM2 domain-containing protein codes for the protein MKDRILAGVLAILLGGLGIHHFYLGNVEKGLIYLLLCWTGIPPVLGLVDGIMYLVKSDAEFQANYRNWFCTSSKGSV